In Mya arenaria isolate MELC-2E11 chromosome 1, ASM2691426v1, the genomic stretch GATACGACTCCGGATACGAACTGAAAGAAAACAGGTCATTATTATTTGCAAACGTAGATCTATGTGTACTGGACGAGTAGCATCcgtaaatgaaattaaaatactgACTCGGAATAACCGCAACAGTTTTGTTCACTAACGTAGCTCCATTTGGGCACATGAAAGTTCGTGGACCAGCACGTCAGattaaaaatagcttttttttCAGGCATTTTAGAAAAGTGAGCACGCCCACAGACTTAGCCAAGCAGAAAGGCAAACACAAACTGATGGTGTTTTTAATTTGCTGTTGTAACACTAAATAGTTATCATATCTGAAATGACATGTATGCATTATAACAATCTTATTCGTTCAAAACGctagtttttttattgattttgttttaacatctttAAAAACTGAGATAATTCGTACATCTACTTACCAACAACGCCGCAGTCCCGCTGTTGTGCATTCTCGCATGGGACATATCCCGCCATGTTTGTGTCTATAATGTAAGGCGTAGCCCGAGTTTGCCGCACATTAGAACCGTGCCCTGGTTTCATAGTGTCACAAGCCATTGGATCCGCTCCGTATCTATGGGCTGAACCCAACCCCACTAGCGCGAGTGTCGTGTATATTAAAGAAATTGTAACATACATCTTGGTGTTTGAtagtttttcaaagttttaattaaagcaAATTACAAAACGAGCAAACTTATTATGAACAATGTTCTACCGTTAAACTAAATTCAGTTTCAGTCACTTCATAGCGAAATATTATTTGCTGTTAAAAAGTCCCTTTTACTTCAACGACCTCTTCCTCGAAAACCGAAGTTCAGACTGATTTGCTGAAGCTTGGGCGCGATGTTTTATTTAACGGATGGGGCTGAATGTTTAACCTCTGATTGATGTTTTAATCATTTCGGATGGTTGTCAAAATTTCAGTAAAAATCATGGGTAAGATGCGCCAAAAATTTCACTTCGTGTGTTTCCGTCACTTCCCGCCTCTACGAACGTCAATCACGTGTCTCACGGAAATTACCGATCGGTCAGTAATGAATTAAAGACATGCCTTGATTGAGTAGTTACCTGTCATCAATGAAATTTCGTCATCTGattcataattatgatatgcCCGTAAGTTAAGTAACCAATCTGGTATTTGACTGAAAATGTTGTGGTAAAATTGTGTAAATGATCCATTACAGTCACAGTAGTCGAAGGGCAGATATCTTTGACGTTTTaagtacatgtttgttatttttcgTGCAAAACATGGcgacatgtaacaacaaagttTGCAAACGAAAGCCATACTtatcatatgttttaattatttgaagaaGCAAAGAACTGAGTTGtaattatacaaaacatattgtgtttactatatatatgccaacgtttgtttttgttgttgttgttgcttttttgcgtaaatatgtgCAACGTCGATACtagcattattttattatgactcCTGGGGCCGGTATCAATAAAGATCTTTGTCAAAAACTttcgtgaaataaaatttagCCAGTATCTAAATTGAACACATGggtaattaaatataaaatatcaacttgTTAACATTTGAGACATTTCTACAGATTTAAGATGATTGGAGTTGCAACTTAGATCTGTTCACAGGGggaaaaacaattttattatttcattttagccTTTATGTATACCCTTGATCATTGACAAGAAACTTGTTCATATAATCATGGCGATCAGAAAGAACAGTTCGTATTTGTGCACACAGTATGTCCCATTGCTTGTAATGGAAATCCTATTTCCATGCCTttgttttcaagtatttttGTAGATATCTTGACCATATATTACACATGCACATACCAGGacatttaaatgctaaataactTTTCGACCATTATAGggttatttcaagaaaatacttccagattatttattttttgtacaattctgcataaaaattaaaaaaaaaagttatattgagGAAAAATGGTTATTAAACAGTTCTCACGAATTAGTCTTTCAACCAATCAACTTACTTCCACAGTTCTTGCCccttatgttttgttttaaagttattatttttacatttaggTCCTTTTTTAAGGTTTTGTTGGTCACCCAAAGTTAAATTGAATTAGGGAGCTTATGGACATCGGCTTAcgaatgaaattaaaatagcTTGGGTccattttgaacatttatgtaaaataagaaGAAATTCGTAAAAATCCCGTGTGTTCAACTGTGTGATATCGGATTTATTGCCCCTCCCGCTGCATGATCTCACTGGGGTAGGAATGTGTAACAGGTTTGTCATTATTGTAACGGCTACAGCCCGGACAACATTGTACGGACGGACGCACGCAAGGACGGATGCACGCACTTACTTACACTTAACCGTCATTTTAGCAACTATATCGGGCTCACCGCAAAGGAGTTcgacaaaaatacataaaataacttATCACAGtactgtttatgtttatttactttaataaaataactgtcAATACACACTTTGAACAATTTGGGCAAATGCTAGTTTAACTTCATCAAAAACCAAAATACAAATCATAGTATAGAATAAGTATCCAACTGAACCACTATCACTCGTGAAAATAATAACATGCCTTTTACAAGGGATTTCAAAAATCTGGATTGactagaaaaacatcaatactATTTTCTACAAACAAATTGTTTCCAGTATTATACCCATAACCAAAGATAGcatatttctataataaacGGAATGACATTTCGTTGTGAAAGGGATTACAATTTACATTGCCCATCTAGTAATGAATGGTTTGTCCACCAGGGGAGAGGGGGTTGGGGGATGGGAGAGGATTGGGGAGGGGGTTTGGCAgaagcggggggggggggtgggggtcgGCGGGCAATATAGCGGACTTGGACAGCCTGAAATTCTTCACAGGTGGTATTTTCACTGGCTTCCCAGCCCGTAAATAGACTAAACCAGGTTCTTTGTCGATGAATTTTTAATGCATCAAACTCTTCAAATCTGAGGGATTTTGTGAAATGTACCTGCATCTAGAGTGGGGGTAAGACGAACAAAATACACTTTGTCTAAATCTTATGGCTATGCCCACTGCGCTCAAAGTGAGTGGGGTGGGGGAGAGGGGAGGGGATAGGGAGATTAATAGGTGCATTAACACAAACATGGTCAAAAGATGCATTACATGAAATCTGAAGGTTGAGTGAGGGTATACAGGCACTTTgaatattgtatatacatatggCTGATAAGGGCAAAACATTGAGTTGTTTCATAACACTCGCATAAAACAGTCATTGTTTTCTTAACATAAGGAATACAATTCCATTAATGATACAATATAGGTTGTCtgagacaaacaaaataatgacacaAATCACAGGTTGAAATAAACAAGTATActtaaatcataaattaacatcaatgaactagtctaaaataataagataaaaatcaattttgctggtgttattttatgaacaatgcAGAAATATTATCAACTAGCGCAtgacataatattataaatcaaaatttacaatttaatatcgatatttaatattaagaaaCCTCCTCGTAGTAATATTGGCACTGGTTAtttattttcgttatttttcaactttaaatGTCAATATGCTGCAGACCCCATTGAATGAGACAGGGCAGAGAAATTTTGtagtatttaagtattttttatagtaacaataaataattgatcttttttaatttccaattactGCAAAGAACATTGCAATAATAACCTagatattaaaagaaaaataatgcttTTCCTGGTTTTTAAGTTATCAAATGAATATTGTATTGCTGTTTTCGATGCTTTGTGTCTCATTTGGGTGACATTTTCATTAGTAATTTTTATAGCAGATTTTTTCCCAACCAATGGAGGGAAGGTATTATAGTTccttatttaataaaaagagTTCCCCTTTTCGATTGTTTGTTCATCCTTAAtgcttatgtaaaacaatatttaataaaatatgatgttgAAATACTGATTCATTATAGTAATCATATTGTTTTTCTCATCTCACATTCAAACCTGTGtgttattattgtgtaaatgtataattaaattaatcTTTTGATCTTGTAATGATCATGGCACACCattgtgttcaaattatggaataaatgtgttgaatattaaatcttaaaatttatggaataaatgtgttgaatattaaatcttaaaatttatgaaataaatgtgtagaatattaaatcttaaaatttatgaaataaatgtgttgaatattaaatcttaaaatttatggaataaatgtgttgaatattaaatcttaaaattaagTTAGTGTCACACATTGAATTTAAAGATTTAATtgcaaaatcaaacaaatataaaaaactgtcACTATAACACTTGTAAATGGAAAGATTTACGctatttagaattaaaaaatatgatgatGTTATCTCATAATGGCAACATCATTTATGATgataatgaattattgtaagagctgtgatatatatatatatatatatatatatatataagattgtCAGCTTGAAGCACCTTAAGGACatgcatgtacatatttttgAGCAAAGGCATCATTTGTAGAATGTCTCTgaatttcatcaatatttaaaatatttatctgtcattaaataaacatgtcaTAGCTAATTAAAGGCCTAAATAATGACATCATGATATTCTAAGCCCTGCAGCCATTTTATGACTTACTATGAAAACAATAAGTGGGAATATTAATGATATGTTAGACTTAGTAAAACTTGTATGgtaaaactattattttctttatcaaaatgaaaccaaaaaagcaatgaaatagATGATATTTGTTGACTGAATTACTACGCTATTTATCGattgaacatttaaaagatCATACGTGTAAGCAAAAGCATTGTGGATAATCATTggattaaaaacatttttattagttttagagtttgtttcatgatacatgggtaTTAAGTCATCTATCACTGTCACAGACCACTCACTGTCTGGCTGTCTGGTTCGCTTGAAGAATTGTGTTGTTTTCCAGGTAAAAAGCGAAGACGATGtaggttgttgacaaattttgaggcatGTGTGGGGTAAAATCAATTAATCTGTTAATTATTGGGTTAATTTTTCGGATTCGTATAACAatgacaaacagttcaaaaagaTATGTGAGCGCTGGTATAACATCGTatttatgttcgagcagttgttttcgtctataatttgttttgtacgaaagcaaatgttcgaacattcagcttcaaagtttaagaaaacgtttaaaacaagattaccatttttctatttaacgGTAAGTTGATTATTTCCAAATAcatcttaatttaaacttatgCAACCTactttaaatttttttttttttttttggtttaaaagtgatgtattgatttttgacccaggggaagtaactacaatggattttaaaagtagttcttaaagctgcacactcacagattgaacgttttgacaacttttttattttttgtcttggaacggggCAATTTTTTCGAAAATCCATAAAAAGTAGTCaaatatgactgctgacaagaaataagatcgcagatttttatatttaagttcaaaaattgatgttttatgcattttccttaaaccgttagtataTTTTgcacggaaatatgaaaatctatgatctgcttttttgtcaacaatcttatatcattgatttgcagatatttacgcaaagatttgctctttccaagacaaaaaataaaaaaaagttttgaatacggtatatctgtgagagtgcatcaaCATTTCACAATTTTTGGGATATATACTCAAAGTGGGTATATTTCGACAAAAAagacaaatcatttttaaaagtgatttcagaCTTAAAACACAGAAACCCGAATAATACATAATCTGGGTAAAATGATACATGATAAGCAACAGAAAACAGGCAAGTGTCTGGATAAATACATGCAGCCCTTAAACCAGgtacattatataatatgattatttcattaattgaatACATTACAAATGTATACTTCCTAAAAGATTTTATTGACGAAAGTTCTTATCCTagagaaaacaaaatggcaCATTATTAATAATGCAGAGTAAAAACTAGACCTATCACAATAACTTTACAAATCCCCCCAGATCAATGACACAATGTTTGAGCAAATCACACTACAGGACATTTTCAAAGTGCTTAAACTGAGTGGGATTATTTCACTCTTGTAGGCGGAGGGGAGGGGGTTACTGTTTTTATGACGGAATGCATCCAATATTCAACCTCAATAAGGCTGAATGAAGGCTCTGAAGTATGTAtgtgtgaccttcaccttggtGATGACAACACAAACCTTAAATGTGCAACATCATCAGGTGCCCTACAATTATGTGAAGTTTGGTAGAATAtccattaataatttaaaaatatcgctGATACACATCTTAGTgctataaatttgtattttgtaacattgacctccaagtatgaccttgacctttaagaaGAGAGCACTAATTTCATACATGGCAAAACTTTCCATGGTGCTCCACGACAATGAATCAACTTTAATTATAAATCAATAGCTGAGACtaggtataaatatatacaccaATGGACAATTGGCCTCTCTTCTGCAGTTTCTATTCATTATAATAGGAATgtaattcaaaatttgtttaacacTGTTTCACACATACATGCTGCATTTccataattatacaaaacattatatatacatgtattaatatattatagcACATACCCATAAACACAATTTGACTATtgtaacttttaaatatatattttatctgttACACCCATATATTGCTTATGTTATGCACACATGTTTATACACTCGTAAAATCAAGCACGAGACTAAAAATACTCTGAGACTAAATTTAGATCTAAGTGAATGGCAATTATGTGACATATAGATATAAAGATTAAAATATCCTTAACCACCATTTCTTAATTgcacaatttaaaataataccaacaattaaaatacagcacattaaaacaaatattttcaacatacaaaatacaatagGCAACCAATTTTACACTAGGTAAACTATTCATTGTCTCCATGTATTCCAGAAGTTCTAACAGCTGTTAGTGGTTATTCCAAAAATAGCAAGGGTCTGTTTGAGTATAAGGGATTCATGCCCAAAACAGGAGCTTAGAAccctttttattaaaaagaaattccaTTTTTTGATACATAACTCGCACCTTTTTGAGTGCAGCAACAATTTCATGAATCAagattgttgaaaaaatatggTGGTAATAGTACAAAGTTCATGACTTTTTGTGTCTTAATTCAAAGCTAAGCTTTGCAAAGCTAAGCACCAACTATGGCAAAAAAGTTATCACAGCAAATGAACTGATTCAAAAggaaaaaatgctttaaaaacaacaatgactCTTTCTATGAAGACcatataaaaacagtattaGTAAAATTAATTCAATGGGTCTGCgagttacattttgtttaattggtccgtgagttacattttgtttaattcgtCAGTgagttacattttgtttaattcgtCCGTgagttacattttgtttaattcgtCCGTGAGttacaatttgtttaattcGTCCGTgagttacattttgtttaattggtcCGTGAGTTACATCTTGTTTAATTCGTCCGCgagttacattttgtttaattggtcCGTTgagttacattttgtttaattcgtTCGTGAgttacattttgtataattgGTCCGTGAGTTACGTTTTGTATAACTGGTCTGTgagttacattttgtttaattggtcTGTGAgttacattttctttaattggTCTGTGAGTTACAGTTTCTTTAATTGGTCTGTgagttacattttgtttaattggtttggagttacattttgtttaattcgtCCGTgagttacattttgtttaattggtccgtgagttacattttgtttcattcgTTCGTgagttacattttgtttaattggtccgtgagttacattttgtttaattggtctgtgagttacattttgtttaattggtctgtgagttacattttgtttaattggtctgtgagttacattttgtttaattggtctgtgagttacattttgtttaaatcgtCCGTGAGTTACGTTTTGTTTAATTCGTCCGTgagttacattttgtttaattggtctgagttacattttgtttaattggtcCGTGAGATACATCTTGTTTAATTGGTCTGTGAGATGCATTTTCTTTAATTGGTCTGTGagatacattttgtttaattggtcCGTGGGttacaatttgtttaattgGTCTGTgagttacattttgtttaattggtcTGTGAGATACATTTTGTTAATTGGTCCGTGggtaacatttgtttaattggTCCGTGagttacatttgtttaattggTCTGTGAGTTACATTTTGTTGAATTGGTCCGTGAgtaacatttgttaaattggTCCGTgagtaacatttgtttaattggTCTGTGAGTTACATTTAGATTAATGGAACAGTTTTTAATGACGTTGAATGTTTAGGGGTGTGGGGATATCAGGAGACTGGGAACAGAATAAACACCAGAATTGTGAGTAACTGATTTTCTAAATAAACCTTACTTCATTTATACACCTTTACTTacataaatgcaaaataaaaacatgaaggcaatctctctctctctagaTTATATGCAGAAAACAATTTCCTTGTCTCTTTCTAGATAATATGCAGAAAACAATCTCtttccctctctctctctctctctctctctctagaTTATATGCTGAAAacaatctctctctctctctagcTTATATGCAGAAAACAATCTCTCTCTAGATAATCTGCAGAAAACAATCTCTCTCTAGATTGAATGCAGAAAACTGTCTCTCTCTAGATAATCTGCATATAAGCAATATCTCTCTAGATTGTACACAGAAAACAATCTCTCTAGAATGTATGCAGAAAACAATCCCTCTCTCTCTCTAGATAATCTGCAGAAAACAATATCTCTCTAGATTGTCTGCAGCAAAACAATCTCTCTAGATTTTATGCAGAAAATAATCCCTCTCTCTCTCTAGATAATTTGCAAAAAACCGTCTGTCTCTAGATTGTATACAGAAAACAATCCCACTCTCTCTCTCTAGATAATCTGCAGAAAACAATCTCTAGATTGTATGCAGAAAACAATCCCTCTCTTTCTAGATTATCTGCAGAAAACAATCTCTCTCTAGGTTATCTGCAGAAAAAAATCTCTCTCTAGATAATCTGCAGAAAACAATCTCACTCTAGGTTATCTGCAGAAAACAATCTCTCCCTCTCtagaaaatatgcaaaaatcaCTCtcttgcagatttttttttccctttttctCTCAAGATAAACTTAAAAGTCAACTTTCAATAAAATAGTATAATTTAAATTagataaaaagaatattttaactagaaatgtgtccataggacacggatgcccccacttcgattttttgtcacagaaaataagccataatgattattcaggataatctgagggccctaactcctaaatgattaaagcgatttccatggctatcgaacttgatgaagatattatggtcacaaacatgtgttaaaagtttggtgaggattggacaaacagttttcaagaattagatcgaaagcaatcttcgggacgtatttttcaagtctttttttgcaaataaagggccgtaactcctaaatgacaaaagcgatttccatggctatcgaacttgatcaagatattatggtcacaatcatgtatgtaaagtttggtgaggattggacacatacttttcaagaattagattggaaacatatatttttgaagtatttttggcaaaaaagggccgtaactcctaaatgactaaagcgatttccatgactatcgaacttgatcaagatattatggtcacaaacatgtgtttaaagtttggtgaggattggacaaacggttttcaagaattagatcggaaacaatcttcgggaatatttggcaaaaaagggccgtaactcctaaatgactaaagcgatttccatgactatcgaacttgatcaagatattatggtcacaaacatgtgtttaaagtttggtgaggattggacaaacggttttcaagaattagatcggaaacaatcttcgggacgtacgtacgtacgtacgtacgtacggacaagggcaaccctatatgccgccactttgtgggggcataaaaatgttatttaagaattcattaatcataacaattaaacattaaacatttgagCAAAAAGTCAAATCACCTGAtccttttataaataaaaaataccaacaaaaaCTTTGAACAggaatgaaaattaaaacacaaaaaaacttaaGATCTGTCTCCCGTAACTTAATTAAAATATCTCCGCCTTGCTCCATTCATTGGCTTCTTTGATTGACCTTTACCATCCCCATTTTCCTGCACCTTCATTGCTAAACCGGTTTTGGTTCCATTTTTCACCCTTGGTTTTGTCTGTGTTTGCTTTCCGGTTCCCGGCCTCCTGATGTATATTTTCTTCTGTATCTGCACGCTTAGCCAGGAACCAGCCATGGGTCCGATCCAGTAAATGAGAATGTGGGTGAATTTGGATGTGTCCCCACACCCCCATGTgtgcccggttgccatggctgGATGGACGTACATGCCTGTCAGGTGGACACCTGCAATGTCATTCAAGAGTTCAGTTAGTAAGgtaattataaagtaaaaagcAGTTATGATAAAgtaattataaattacaaaGTAAATGCAGCCTTTTTAGTTTTATAAATCACAAGCTTGAATTAAGTATTGACTAAAAGTATTAGTGTTTTTACCAAACAAATGGTTTCATGCCTTGCAGtcaataaatgcaaacaaattttTTGTTTAACCAGGTTAGtggattatattttgtctactggcCCAGTTTCTATTTATATACCGGGTAGATCCACCTATTCACCTGGCTGCTGCTGGCTGCTAATTAACCAGAATAATTGTAACAGTTTTGGAAAATACTGCCATCCCACTGGACAACATGTAATTTCGACcaataaattacaaatacatGATGTGATGCGACTAGCTTCATATGATATGATCATggtgtttgtgaatttgtgttcaatgtgaatattttgatattttaagttgAAGCCAATGGTTAACTTATAACATGACAAAGCTGCTGACCTTACACCAATCCTTTATGACAACACTTCAACTTTTTTCATCTTAAACAggttagaaaaaaaatgtaaacatacctGCTACCACTAGCAGACTGctgttgacaattttgatgaggaGATCAATATAAGGAATCCTTGTGAATTCTTGACATTGGAACCAGGAATCGTACACCACTGCAGCAAACTCGATCAGAAACCCCACATGGACAGGAACATGTAGGTCTGTCTCACAAAACTGCTCATAATAGTTCTTCAGTCGATTAACGTAAGCTTCATGAAGTTCCAAGTTCAA encodes the following:
- the LOC128233364 gene encoding aquaporin-11-like; the protein is MENIGRSGPGLHGWQKIFTTITGWRPEMEYLPAIPAACTLYLSIFIFGLVLHNITKLVVPSFLRGFVLDFVKTMTLCGYPFGHGIMRKYYGEVGYVSAMVPMVFLTLTTQRDGFGNPIAVWLQYFKKVMPLWICLVKNLIQLSAGISAYHLGMYILNLELHEAYVNRLKNYYEQFCETDLHVPVHVGFLIEFAAVVYDSWFQCQEFTRIPYIDLLIKIVNSSLLVVAGVHLTGMYVHPAMATGHTWGCGDTSKFTHILIYWIGPMAGSWLSVQIQKKIYIRRPGTGKQTQTKPRVKNGTKTGLAMKVQENGDGKGQSKKPMNGARRRYFN